A genomic stretch from Falco cherrug isolate bFalChe1 chromosome 3, bFalChe1.pri, whole genome shotgun sequence includes:
- the MFN2 gene encoding mitofusin-2, whose protein sequence is MSLLFTRSKSIVAVKKDKRHMAEVNASPLKHFVTAKKKINGIFEQLAAYINESSSFLEETHKNIELDPVTTEEQVLEVKGYLSKVSGISEVLARRHMKVAFFGRTSNGKSTVINAMLWDKVLPSGIGHTTNCFLRVEGTDGHEAFLLTEGSEEKKSVKTVNQLAHALHQDELLNAGSLVSVMWPNSKCPLLKDDLVLMDSPGIDVTTELDSWIDKFCLDADVFVLVANSESTLMQTEKQFFHKVNERLSRPNIFILNNRWDASASEPEYMEEVRRQHMERCTSFLVDELGVVDRAQAGDRIFFVSAKEVLNARIQRAQGMPEGGGALADGFQVRMFEFQNFERRFEECISQSAVKTKFEQHTVRAKQIAEDVRLIMDSVHIAAQEQRVYCLEMREERQERLGFIDKQLELLTQDYKRKIKQITEEVERQVSNAMAEEIRRLSVLVDEYQADFHPSQVVLKVYKSELHKHIEEGLGRNMSDRCSNAITASLQTMQQEMIDGLKPLLPVSLRGQIDMLIPRQCFTLSYDLNCDKLCADFQEDIEFHFSLGWTMLVNRFLGPKNGRRALMGYNDQVQRPLTPANPSLPPLPQGSMTQEELMVSMVTGLASLTSRTSMGIIVVGGVVWKAVGWRLIALSFGLYGLLYVYERLTWTTKAKERAFKRQFVEYAGEKLQLIVSYTGSNCSHQVQQELAGTFAHLCQQVDVTRENLEQEVSALNKKIEVLDSLQSKAKLLRNKAGWLDSELNMFTHQYLQQSR, encoded by the exons ATGTCCCTGTTGTTTACTCGTTCCAAGTCAATAGTTGCAGTGAAGAAGGATAAAAGACACATGGCTGAGGTAAATGCTTCTCCACttaaacattttgtcactgcaaagaagaaaatcaatgGTATCTTTGAACAGTTGGCTGCATACATCAATGAGAGCTCCTCATTCCTGGAAG aAACACACAAGAATATAGAGCTTGATCCTGTCACCACAGAAGAGCAGGTACTGGAAGTCAAAGGCTACCTGTCAAAAGTCAGTGGCATTAGTGAAGTGCTGGCAAGACGACACAtgaaagttgctttttttggAAG GACAAGCAATGGGAAAAGCACTGTGATAAATGCCATGCTGTGGGACAAAGTCCTTCCCTCAGGAATTGGACACACCACTAATTGTTTCCTGCGTGTAGAAGGGACAGATGGACATGAAGCTTTCCTGCTTACTGAAGgctcagaggaaaagaagagtgTTAAG ACAGTAAACCAGCTGGCTCACGCCCTTCATCAAGATGAACTTCTGAATGCTGGCAGCCTAGTCAGCGTAATGTGGCCCAATTCCAAATGTCCTCTCTTAAAGGATGACCTGGTGCTGATGGACAG CCCTGGAATTGATGTAACCACAGAGCTGGACAGTTGGATTGACAAATTCTGTCTAGATGCTGACGTATTTGTCctggtggcaaattctgaatCAACATTGATGCAAACT GAGAAACAGTTCTTTCACAAGGTGAATGAACGTTTGTCTCGAcccaatatatttattttaaataaccgCTGGGATGCATCTGCCTCTGAACCAGAATACATGGAAGAG GTGCGTCGACAGCACATGGAGCGGTGCACCAGTTTCCTGGTAGATGAGCTGGGTGTGGTGGATCGAGCCCAGGCAGGGGATCGAATTTTCTTTGTGTCAGCAAAAGAAGTGCTGAATGCCAGGATTCAGAGGGCTCAAGGGATGCCAGAAGGAG GTGGAGCGTTGGCAGATGGTTTTCAAGTAAGAATGTTTGAGTTTCAGAACTTTGAGAGAAGGTTTGAG GAATGTATCTCACAGTcagcagtaaaaacaaaatttgagCAGCATACAGTGAGAGCAAAGCAGATTGCAGAAGATGTTCGTCTCATCATGGATTCTGTGCATATTGCTGCTCAGGAACAGCG AGTTTACTGTCTGGAAATGCGAGAGGAGCGACAGGAGCGTTTAGGATTTATTGACAAACAGCTGGAGCTCCTTACTCAAGACTACAAGcggaaaataaaacagatcaCAGAAGAAGTGGAGAGGCAG GTGTCAAATGCAATGGCAGAAGAAATCAGACGGCTTTCAGTGTTGGTAGATGAATACCAAGCAGACTTCCATCCATCTCAAGTCGTTCTTAAAGTTTACAAGAGT GAGCTGCATAAACACATTGAGGAGGGCCTGGGCCGTAACATGTCAGATCGTTGCTCCAATGCAATCACAGCTTCCCTGCAGACAATGCAGCAAGAAATGATAG aTGGTTTAAAACCCCTTCTCCCAGTCTCTTTGCGCGGCCAGATAGACATGTTAATTCCCCGACAGTGCTTCACGCTCAGCTATGATCTGAACTGTGACAAGCTTTGCGCTGACTTCCAAGAGGACATAGAGTTCCATTTCTCTCTTGGATGGACGATGCTGGTGAACAGGTTTTTGGGACCAAAGAATGGTCGTCGGGCCTTGATGGGCTATAACGACCAG GTTCAACGCCCTTTAACACCAGCAAATCCCAGTTTGCCTCCTTTGCCTCAGGGCTCTATGACCCAGGAGGAGCTCATGGTGTCGATGGTAACTGGCCTGGCCTCATTAACTTCCCGAACTTCCATGGGGATCATCGTGGTTGGTGGTGTG GTCTGGAAGGCTGTGGGTTGGAGACTGATTGCTCTCTCTTTTGGCCTTTATGGGCTCCTTTATGTGTATGAACGCCTCACCTGGACCACGAAAGCGAAAGAGAGAGCTTTCAAACGGCAGTTTGTAGAGTATGCTGGTGAGAAATTGCAGCTCATCGTCAGTTACACAGGTTCTAATTGCAGCCACCAAGTCCAACA AGAGCTTGCTGGAACATTCGCTCATTTGTGTCAGCAAGTGGATGTTACACGGGAGAATCTTGAGCAGGAAGTTTCTGCCTTGAATAAAAAAATCGAAGTTCTGGATtcactgcagagcaaagcaaaattgCTCAG GAATAAAGCAGGATGGCTTGACAGTGAGCTCAACATGTTCACACATCAGtacctgcagcaaagcagatag